The DNA segment tttagttttaaaatcatttaagtgttgttcgGTTAGGTGAAAAAAAGTGATTGTTTAGAGAGAACAATATCCAAAAAATAcgatttagaaaataaaaaacgaTGGTTCCACGAAaaatatagttataaacaagtttaattttgGATGTGTTCAACGTTAAAATGAtcattatattaataaaatataaagtttcGAAACTATAATATTCGGttttgaaattcaaaatttaaaataaaaaaatgtaaaaaatgaaaaaaaaaaatcattgtcTTTCTAGATCTAAAAAACGTTCTTCTTGAACCTCAAGCTGAATTCTCCTCGAAGATCTTTCTCTACTGAGCATTCTTCGAAACGAACTCAGCCGAGAAACCGAACCGCTTCCCTTCTGACTCGAACTCCCCTCCGTGCACGGCAGCGATGTACAATCCACTGGACCACCGGCCGCCGGACCTTCACGTCGCACCGGTGAAATCATCGGCTCAGCTTCCGTCCGGCAAACAGGGCAATTAGAATGCGAATTCAACCATTTATCAACACACTCAGCGTGAAAAATATGTTTACAATTAGGCAAAATCCTCGCCATCTCTTCCTCCTCAAGACCGCTCAAACAAACCGCACATTCTAATTCCGACTCATCTCCGCCGTGTACGGCGGAGATTT comes from the Euphorbia lathyris chromosome 5, ddEupLath1.1, whole genome shotgun sequence genome and includes:
- the LOC136230201 gene encoding RING-H2 finger protein ATL40-like; translation: MAHRVTLPLPAAQVPGVNISLNYSSPYNEYRLNTYDLNSKIMLTAIISISVVVLVLITLHIYARFILRRQARERAVLRSLGITRAADTHSGEPPRTGLDPAIIASLPIFVYKKISAVHGGDESELECAVCLSGLEEEEMARILPNCKHIFHAECVDKWLNSHSNCPVCRTEAEPMISPVRREGPAAGGPVDCTSLPCTEGSSSQKGSGSVSRLSSFRRMLSRERSSRRIQLEVQEERFLDLERQ